In Oscillospiraceae bacterium, the genomic window CTCCCCGAGGCTTATCGCAGCTTATCACGTCTTTCATCGGCTCCCAGTGCCAAGGCATTCGCCCTGCGCCCTTGTTCGCTTGACCATTCAAACTATTCTCTCTCGAGAATGGCTTGTATTTCCTCTTGATTCTTTTTTGCCAACGAAGATTATTGTTACCCTTCCTTTTGAAATTGTAATATTTCTTAAAAAAGAACTTACTATAATCTTTGTTTCGCAGTTATTATTCAGTTTTCAAGGTACGTCTTTGAGTGTCCTTTTCAGGGCCCTCAAAATCGAACAATATCTACTCAACTTGTATCTATCACCTGTTCCAGAAGGAAATCATCTTTTGATGTTTTCCTTCTGCCTGACTCCTTAGAAAGGAGGTGATCCAGCCGCAGGTTCTCCTACGGCTACCTTGTTACGACTTCACCCCAATCACCAGTTTTACCTTCGGCGGCGTCCTCCTTGCGGTTAGACTACCGACTTCGGGTCCCCCCGGCTCTCATGGTGTGACGGGCGGTGTGTACAAGGCCCGGGAACGTATTCACCGTGGCATGCTGATCCACGATTACTAGCAATTCCGACTTCGTGCAGGCGAGTTGCAGCCTGCAGTCCGAACTGGGACGTTGTTTCTGAGTTTTGCTCCACCTCGCGGTCTTGCTTCTCTTTGTTTAACGCCATTGTAGTACGTGTGTAGCCCAAGTCATAAAGGGCATGATGATTTGACGTCATCCCCACCTTCCTCCGTTTTGTCAACGGCAGTCTGGCCAGAGTCCTCTTGCGTAGTAACTGACCATAAGGGTTGCGCTCGTTGCGGGACTTAACCCAACATCTCACGACACGAGCTGACGACAACCATGCACCACCTGTCTCTGCGTCCCGAAGGAAAGTACTGTTTCCAGTACCGTCGCAGGATGTCAAGACTTGGTAAGGTTCTTCGCGTTGCGTCGAATTAAACCACATACTCCACTGCTTGTGCGGGCCCCCGTCAATTCCTTTGAGTTTCAACCTTGCGGTCGTACTCCCCAGGTGGATTACTTATTGTGTTAACTGCGGCACTGAAGGGGTCAATCCTCCAACACCTAGTAATCATCGTTTACGGTGTGGACTACCAGGGTATCTAATCCTGTTTGCTACCCACACTTTCGAGCCTCAGCGTCAGTTGGTGCCCAGTAGGCCGCCTTCGCCACTGGTGTTCCTCCCGATATCTACGCATTCCACCGCTACACCGGGAATTCCGCCTACCTCTGCACTACTCAAGAAAAACAGTTTTGAAAGCAGTTCATGGGTTGAGCCCATGGATTTCACTTCCAACTTGTCTTCCCGCCTGCGCTCCCTTTACACCCAGTAATTCCGGACAACGCTTGTGACCTACGTTTTACCGCGGCTGCTGGCACGTAGTTAGCCGTCACTTCCTTGTTGAGTACCGTCATTATCTTCCTCAACAACAGGAGTTTACAATCCGAAGACCTTCTTCCTCCACGCGGCGTCGCTGCATCAGGGTTTCCCCCATTGTGCAATATTCCCCACTGCTGCCTCCCGTAGGAGTCTGGGCCGTGTCTCAGTCCCAATGTGGCCGTTCAACCTCTCAGTCCGGCTACCGATCGTTGCCTTGGTGGGCCGTTACCTCACCAACTAGCTAATCGGACGCGAGGCCATCTCAAAGCGGATTGCTCCTTTTCCCTCAACCCGATGCCGGGTCGTGGGCTTATGCGGTATTAGCAGTCGTTTCCAACTGTTGTCCCCCTCTTTGAGGCAGGTTCCTCACGCGTTACTCACCCGTTCGCCACTCGCTTGAGAAAGCAAGCTCTCTCTCGCTCGTTCGACTTGCATGTGTTAGGCGCGCCGCCAGCGTTCGTCCTGAGCCAGGATCAAACTCTTTATAAATGATATTTATCACTTAAAAGTGTTAAATCTTGTTTCGCTCAGCACGCAATCGCTTGCGTCCTGTGTGAATTACTTTGTTTGGAATTGTTTTACGTGTTTTTCCAACACGAAAATAGGTTCCGTTACAAGTTTTTCGATATTGTTCAATTTTCAAGGTCCTGTGCGCCTCAGCCTTAGCGGCTGACGACTTGATTATTTTACCACAGAAGCGGTTTTTTGTCAAGCTCTTTTTTTCGAGGCTTTTGAACGTTCTGAACTTGGATCGTTCTCAACATCTCAGTGTCAGCTGGTGTTTTTGAACATCTATTGGTTCTTTTCAAAGGCTTCGTGCTGAGGCTTCAGAAGTCATTCTTTTGTCTCAGCGCTTGGCGCTCAAGTATAATACCACACCTCCCGCCTTCTGTCAACACTTTTCCGCAAGTTTTTTGAGGAAAATCTGAGATTCCTTCATTTTCTTGTATCCTGCCATGTAAAAAGCCGCCTGTGCATTGTTGCACAGGCGGCCCCTCTATTATATTACTTTATATAGAGAGTTCAGCGGATCTCAATGCCCAGCTTGAACTTCAGGTTGCCAAGGATCTTCTTGACGGCGCGCTCTGCTTCTTCGGCAGAGACTTCCTTCTTCGGGTCTGCAAGAGACAGGCTGAAGGCCATGCTCTTCTTGCCCTCGCCAAGGTTTGCACCGCGGTAGATGTCGAACAGCTTGACCTCGCTCACCAGCGGGCTGGCCTTCTGGATGGTCTCTTCGATCTCGCCGCAGGTAACGGCCTCGTCGCAGACCAGTGCCAGGTCGCGCTTGACCGGTGCATAGGGGCTCAGCGGCTGATAGCGCAGCTCACCCTCCACACAGGACATGAGAGCCTCATAATCCAGCTCGCCCAGGTAGATGTTCTGGCTGTCCTTCTGGTCCTTTGCGATCTCCAGCTCGGCGTTGATCTCGTTGGCCAGCTTGCCAAACACACCCAGACGCTTGCCGTTGCAATACACAGCGGCGCTGATGCCGGGGTGCAGCCACGGGGTGGTCTCGCGCTTATAGTCAAAGTGCAGGCCGAAGCAGTCTGCCAGTGCTTCCAATGCGCCCTTGACGGTAAAGAAGTCCTCCTCCGGGCCAAAGGCACCCAGGCACAGGGTCTGGCGCTCGTGCGGATGCTCCTTGATGGGCAGTTCCTTGGCCAGATAGACCGGGGCCATCTCGAACAGGCGGCCCTCCGCGTTGCCCTTCTTGAGGTTGTCCACGATGACGTTCAGCATGGAGGGAGCCAGCAGGGTGCGCATGATGGACAGGTTCTCACTGATGGGGTTCAGGATGCGGATAGCCTTGCGGGCCTCATCCTCTGCCGGGAGGTGCAGCATATCGAACTCTGCGGTGGAGTAGAAGGCCAGGGTGGAAGCCTCGTAGAAGCCCTGCGCTGCCAGCAGGCGCTTGGCCTTGAGCTGCTGCTTCTGGTCGTAGTTCAGGCCGCCGTTGGTCACGGCTGCGGTGTTCAGGAAGGTGGGCACGATGTGGTCGTAGCCATATTCGCGGATGACTTCCTCGGCCAGGTCCGGGAAGCTCTCCACGTCCTCACGGTACAGCGGGGCGGACACATCCCAGCTGCCGTTAGCCTGCACGTCCACGGTGAACTCCAGACGCCGGAGGATGTCGATCATGGTCTGGTCCGGCACGGTGATGCCCAGCACGCCGCAGATCTTGGCCGGGGTAGTCACGATGTGCTTGCGCTCCAGCGGGCGGCCGTCGGTCAGGTCATACTCCAGCGTGGTGATGTCGCCGCAGTCCAGCTCCTGGATCAGGTGCAGGGCGCGTGCCAGGCCCAGCTCCGGAGAATGACGGTCCACGCCCTTTTCGTAACGGGCAGAAGAATCACTGTTCTGGCCCAGAGCGCGGCTGGTCTTGCGCACGCAGTCGCGGGCAAAAGTGGCACACTCGAACAGCAGGCTGGTGGTGTTTTCGTCCATGCCGGAGTTTGCACCGCCCATGATGCCGGCCAGAGCCACCGGCTTCTCGGCGTCGCAGATGACGAGGTTGTTGGGGTTCAGGGTGAACTCTTTCTCGTCCAAAGTGACAATTTTTTCGCCCTCGTGGGCACGGCGCACGTCGATGGTGCGACCGGCCACCTTGTTCAGGTCAAAGGCGTGCATGGGCTGGCCCATTTCCAGCAGGGTGTGGTTGGTGATATCCACCACATTGCTGATGGAGCGCAGGCCGCACAGAGCCAGATGGCGCTTCATCCAGCGGGGAGACTCGCCCATGCGGATGTTGCGGACGTAGTGTGCCATATAGCGAGGGCACAGGTCGGGTGCTTCCACCTTGACGGTGATGGGCGCATCCGGCTCGCAGACAGCCTTGTAGTCCATGGCGGGCATGTGCAGGGGCTTGCCCAGGATGGCAGCGACCTCGCGGGCGATGCCCAGCACGGACTGGCAGTCCGGGCGGTTGGCGGTGATGGAGATGTCGAAGATGTAGTCATCCAGACCCACCACCGGGGCGATGTCGGTGCCGGGGACGGAGTCCTCGGGCAGGATGAGCAGGCCGTAAACCTCAGAGCCCGGGAACAGGTCATCATTGAGGCCCAGCTCCTCACCGGAGCACAGCATACCGTTGGATTCCACGCCCTGCATCTTGCGGGCCTTGATCTTGATGCCGCCGGGCAGGGTGGAGCCATCCAGCGCAGCAGGGACGCAGTCGCCCAGCTTCATGTTGGCAGCCCCGGTGCTGATGCGGATATCATGGCCATAGTCGCCGCAGTCCACCACACACTTGGTCAGGTGGGTGCCCTCCTGCTTTTCCATCTCCACGATCTTACCGACGACTACCTTGCTGATGCCGGCATCCAGCGGGATCAGCTCTTCCACTTCAAAGCCGCAGGAGAACAGTTTCTCCTCCAGCTCCTGGGCGGTAACGTCGATGTCTACGTATTCTTTTAACCAACTGAACGGTACTTTCATTGTTTGTTCTCTCCCCTCTTATTCGTGGAACTGCTTGAGGAACTGCAGGTTGTTCTCGAACATCAAGCCGATGTTGTTGATGCCGTACTTCAGCATAGCGATACGCTCGATGCCGATGCCGAAAGCGAAGCCGGAGTACTCGTCCGGGTCGATGTTGCAGTTCTCCAGCACCTTGCGGTTGACAACGCCGCCGCCCAGCACCTCGATCCAGCCGGTGTGCTTGCACAGCGGGCAGCCCTTGCCGTGGCACTCAAAGCAGCTCACGTCCACCTCGACGCTGGGCTCGGTGAACGGGAAGTAAGAAGGACGCAGGCGGGTGTGGGTGTCGGCACCGAACAGCTTCTGCACGAAGGTGTTCAGTGCGCCCTGCAGGTCGCCCAGGGTGATGCCCTTGTCCACGACCAGACCTTCCATCTGGTGGAACATGGGGCTGTGGGTGGCGTCCGAGTCGGAGCGGAACACACGGCCGGGCATCAGGATCTTGATGGGCGGCTTCTGAACGTCCATGGTGCGGATCTGGCCGCCGGAAGTCTGGGTGCGCAGCAGGAACTCCTCCGACAGGTAGAAGGTGTCCTGCATGTCGCGTGCCGGGTGATCCTTGGGCACGTTCAGGCGGGTAAAGTTGTGGTCATCGTCCTCGATCTCCGGGAAGGTGCCCACCGAAAAGCCCATGCCGGAGAACACGTCGATGATCTGGTTGGTGATCAGGGTCAGCGGGTGCAGGCCGCCCATGGGGCGGGTCTTGGCGGGCAGGGTGATGTCCACTGTCTCGGCGGCGTTGCGAGCAGCCAGCTCGGCAGCCTTCACCTTTTCGGCGGCAGCGTCGTACTCGGCCTGTACCTTGGCCTTGAGCTCGTTGATGATCTTGCCCATGGCAGGGCGCTCTTCGGGTGCGACGGTGCGCAGATTCTTCATCAGGGCAGGGATCTTGCCGTTCTTGCTGAGGTATTCCTGCCAGAAGGATGCCAGCGTTTCCTTGCTGGAGACCTGACCAAGGCTCTCTTCGGCCTGTTTTGCCAGCTCGTCGATCATTGCTTGCATGGATGTTCTCTCCTTTTACTACTTCGTGTTCATGAGCGGAGGCATGAAAAAAGCTCCGTCCCCTCTGCCTGTTCTCAGGCAAAAGGGACGAAGCTGTAACAGTCTGCTCCGCGGTACCACCCGGTTTCCGCCCTTTGCGCAAGCAGCGGGCGGCACTCAAACGCCGTAACGGGGCGCAACCGTCCTGTGCTAGTGGGCCGCAAAGCCGTTCGCGCAGGCCGCTCAGGAGCGAACTTCAGCCTGTCTGCACGCGGGGACCCTTTCAGCCGGTGAAGTCCCTCTCTTTGCTGTGCCGAACAAACCTACTCTCTCCGTCGCTGCGTTTGGGAGTATTCAGGTTTTATAACCGTTTGTTATGTTACCACATTTTGCGGCGGTTTGCAAGCGGGGCGGGCAGATTTTGCGCAGGTTTCCGGTTTTGACTTGCAATTTTAGCTCTGTCATGTTATACTCAGTGCAGCGCTTTGCATGGAAGGAGGGTACACCCGGATGGGCTGGAACGGCTGCGTTTTCTTTAAAAAAGGCAACCCCTAAGCATTTCCGGCTCGAAGTGTACCCATTTTTCTTCCGGCAAAGCGTGGAGCATCGTTTTTATGCGCCGCGCAGCTTTGCTGTGGGGCGTTTTTGTTTTGCCGGGAAATGGGGCACTGTTTCACGCAGAAGCAGAAAGGGTGTTCCCCATGAATCATACTATTCATTTGAAAAAGCAGCTGCGCTGCATCTATCTGTCCAATTTCTTTTCCGGCCTGCGCATCACGGATGCCGTGTGGGTGGCGCTGCTGGCCGCCCGCGGGTTCTCGCTGTGGGAGATCGGCCTTGCCGAGAGCGTTTACCA contains:
- the pheT gene encoding phenylalanine--tRNA ligase subunit beta; this translates as MKVPFSWLKEYVDIDVTAQELEEKLFSCGFEVEELIPLDAGISKVVVGKIVEMEKQEGTHLTKCVVDCGDYGHDIRISTGAANMKLGDCVPAALDGSTLPGGIKIKARKMQGVESNGMLCSGEELGLNDDLFPGSEVYGLLILPEDSVPGTDIAPVVGLDDYIFDISITANRPDCQSVLGIAREVAAILGKPLHMPAMDYKAVCEPDAPITVKVEAPDLCPRYMAHYVRNIRMGESPRWMKRHLALCGLRSISNVVDITNHTLLEMGQPMHAFDLNKVAGRTIDVRRAHEGEKIVTLDEKEFTLNPNNLVICDAEKPVALAGIMGGANSGMDENTTSLLFECATFARDCVRKTSRALGQNSDSSARYEKGVDRHSPELGLARALHLIQELDCGDITTLEYDLTDGRPLERKHIVTTPAKICGVLGITVPDQTMIDILRRLEFTVDVQANGSWDVSAPLYREDVESFPDLAEEVIREYGYDHIVPTFLNTAAVTNGGLNYDQKQQLKAKRLLAAQGFYEASTLAFYSTAEFDMLHLPAEDEARKAIRILNPISENLSIMRTLLAPSMLNVIVDNLKKGNAEGRLFEMAPVYLAKELPIKEHPHERQTLCLGAFGPEEDFFTVKGALEALADCFGLHFDYKRETTPWLHPGISAAVYCNGKRLGVFGKLANEINAELEIAKDQKDSQNIYLGELDYEALMSCVEGELRYQPLSPYAPVKRDLALVCDEAVTCGEIEETIQKASPLVSEVKLFDIYRGANLGEGKKSMAFSLSLADPKKEVSAEEAERAVKKILGNLKFKLGIEIR
- the pheS gene encoding phenylalanine--tRNA ligase subunit alpha, which encodes MQAMIDELAKQAEESLGQVSSKETLASFWQEYLSKNGKIPALMKNLRTVAPEERPAMGKIINELKAKVQAEYDAAAEKVKAAELAARNAAETVDITLPAKTRPMGGLHPLTLITNQIIDVFSGMGFSVGTFPEIEDDDHNFTRLNVPKDHPARDMQDTFYLSEEFLLRTQTSGGQIRTMDVQKPPIKILMPGRVFRSDSDATHSPMFHQMEGLVVDKGITLGDLQGALNTFVQKLFGADTHTRLRPSYFPFTEPSVEVDVSCFECHGKGCPLCKHTGWIEVLGGGVVNRKVLENCNIDPDEYSGFAFGIGIERIAMLKYGINNIGLMFENNLQFLKQFHE